The Triticum urartu cultivar G1812 chromosome 5, Tu2.1, whole genome shotgun sequence genome contains the following window.
GATGAATATGAatgtcaaggcggctgttggctctatTGCACGTCCTGAACCTGGAGCAACTTTTCACTgtcggccgattccagaaggatatgctagggtgatggtcgATGAAATCACAGaaggatttgaggacctccagcttgaccaccctacgggtgacggggagactcggctgggttctgctctgaagactccatgcctatggtggaaggagctcatcaaccttccgaactggatgcctccgcctcctcctccggcgagtcagggcactccacctcctccaccgcctcctcctccggcgagtgatcagggcactcagcctccttctccggcgtgtggcggcactccgcctccttctcggCCTGTgtcggcgcgcccgagcagccaccagcctccttctccggcgtgtggcggcactccgccttcTTCTCCGCCTACGCCGGCGTACCCGAGCAGCCACCAGCCTCATCCTTCTCCGCCTCGCCAGCAAaagcggaagagacccgccgccgccccggctgctccggcgcgtcatagtccttctcctccgcctcgtaagcaagcaCGAAAGAAGATAGTcgcagccgctccgtctgctccggcgtctagcagtacagccataggcaggcaatacagattcggtccacctctcaagcctctagagaagttaccatacaaGAGGACCGTGGAAGAAAAGGCGAAGATCGTGGAAAAAGAAGTGAAtgacttctttgaaggggtgaaagcaaagagacatccacctccggaggagaaggtagatcgggtgaaagcaaagcgcacactcgatgccctgaggaaaccaccaaagtctccgccGAAAACCAACTATGAGTGCATTACTGCAAAGGTATATATCGAAGCGTAGCGGTCGGGAAATACTATCAGTGATCGAAGGTTAGCAAAACGACGAGTTGGGAAAAatattgcccagctcggcgaacaagcggaccaatcgtgccccccgctcaaggtgtctagcgatatcgtcgctaatgatcctgggatggtgcccggttatagcaatcttgaagattacctgcccgatggtgtacattatgatttcttggaggtggaagaacaccaataccattacgggaagcctcttgtcaaagataaaaaatctctaacaacgatgatgcgaagattccatgattggtacatggaaacctgcagagagtctggggggacgaatactttgtatctgagagttaaagaggagcacgacctcattggaattgatttgttgactgttccatttgaggagttcttccagtggttcaatcaaaaggccctcgataaattaacggtcacttgctactgtctgtaagtattacttctgtcattaagtatctatatatagctcagctctttcattgcatgtatatatgattatcctcactatattatgcagattgaagatagtcgagtgcagaaaagcagaaatgtatgatattgggttcattaacccaAATCTCATAGATAAATTTGAGGTTGAAAAGAACGCCGATGATGCTGAGGCCAACTTGCTCAAATCATTGATagtaaatcaaaacaaagataaaatactctttccttacaatttcaagtgagtgttactgtttTGTGCATATTCAgtttcccttattactcgagcgaggttatagtaatgtaattgatgagttatgcatgtgtgcgCAACTTTCACTATATTCTCctggagattaagcttgagcagggactagtaatcgtcttagactcgagacgaaaatcTCCAGAGACCTATGCAGACATGACTAAAATGCTCGAGcagtaagttcaatcgatcattatcgcaccatatcggcaactttttgttcatttcctgatatcaagtaattgttttctttgtctcgCAGGGTTTGGAAAGTATTCACCGCACAAGCTTCGGGACTGCCAGGGGAGCTGCGATGGacatacccgaaagtaagtagtactagctagctagttccgCGCATCTCGATCCTGTTGATTCTACCTACTTTCATCAATGCCATTTATAATCCTTCATTATCAATTTGATTGACTtctatttctcgtaaagtgcttgtggtaggaataagggaatgatttctgtggatactacgtgtgcgagttcatctacaacgcgacttgcaaagataagcgGGGCTACTCTAAAAGACAATTTCATGTGCGTAAGAtataatattcacaatttcattttattacaccatcatttctgttgagtttcattcatatatatgtattaacccccttcttcaaattagacgtgggagatacggaatgaactcctaccagaagatcgcatgaaagcaattcaagaggaattagcgggattctttcttgaccacatCATCAATAAAGCCGGAGAATACTATATGGACCCTGAGTTCATATTTAATTAGGGcattatattgtaagagatcttatattgtatatatgtagccagtagcgtcggatagatatacaaaaacttgttgttcgaccaatctctcggagaaggagaggtcgatctctcggagaaggagaggtcgatcacttctctcggtatgcatgacgaacttctgtacttaatggtttccttcattttcttactggctagcgtgtcgagggcctctctatacgtatagtacgtagcgtcgactaAGCACGGAGGTAAGAGAAGACAtttctctctattaattaattagctacctaacataatatatgaaacaccttaaTTAACCATACAAAACCCCCAAATCCATCCCCTTTTAGAAAAAAACAAAAATCCTAGCTCCTGAACAGCTGACGCGTGGATActtattggtcccggttggtgccaccaatcgGGACTAAATGCactcctgcctgggctcgccacagcagccacgtggaggcccatctgtcccggttcgtataagaaccgggactaaaggctaagggcattagtaacgaccctttagtcccggttccgcaACCGGGACAGATGGACCTTATGAACCaggacaaatggccctttttctatTAGTGAAATAACCAGTCCCTGATGTTTGGATTCACATCGAGGCTCATAGTTTTTCTCCAAAAAAAGGTGGAGAGGTTAGTAAAATAACCCAGCCAACGGGTCGACGTCCCGTCCTTCATGAAGAGATTAGTTAAGAAAGGAATTGTTTTTGCTAAAAAAAAGTTAAGGAAACGTAGCTTGTACGTAGGTGTAACATTTTTGCTACTCCATTATCGTTTCGCGATCATCTAATATACATCGTCCCTTTCGCCGGAGAGAAGAGAGGAACAGACTTCCAAAACTGCTACGGTACAGCCAAACGAAACAGCAGCGGCGCAAACATATCAACCATTTATTTCACCATCATCAAATGAGTCTGCCCACGCAACGCGCAAATGCGGAAAGCTCTGTCCAATACTCTTTCCATTTTataatgtagtgcttcctctatcctCGTGCTTCAACTTTaaccgtaaatttaactatcaagaccgattgtggcgggagcaaaaattatatcagtgaattcgtattcaaaagaagttttcaactacataatttttttctcccgccgcagttggtctcgttggttaaatttatgatcaaagtTGAATCTTGAAAAGtgcgggcgcactatattttgaaATGGAGGGAATAGCGCACACACTTCGTTCCATTCCATGTCCATCACTTGGAGCTGGAGCCATACTTGGCGACGAACGCGGCAATGTTCCGGTCGGAGCTGCCGCCCTCCCGGCTGGCCGCCCGTGCCTTCTCCGCCCACGCGGCGGCGTTCCTCCTGTACTCGCCGCTCCGCTCGCCGGCCATCACCGCCTCGATCCCGCCCGCCACCTCCCCCCTCCGCGCGAGCCCGTCCTGGGCCGCGGGGCGCACGCGCACGCCCGCCCGCCACACGGCCTCCACGTACTTGGCGTTCATCGGCTGGTCCGTCCACTGCGGCAGCGCCACCATCGGCACGCCGGCCACCAGCGCCTCCGACGTCGAGTTCCACCCGCAGTGCGTCAGGAAGCACCCCACCGCCTGGTGCGCCAGCACCTCCAGCTGCGGGCACCACGACACCACCATCCCGCCGCGCGCCGCCACGGCGTCGCCGTAGCCGGCGGGCAGCTTGTGGCTCTCCGACTCGCGCACGGCCCAGAGGAACGGGCGGCCGGCGTCCAGGAGGCCGTGCGCCACCTCGCGCATCTCCGCCGGGTCCAGGTTCGACAGGCTGCCGAAGGAGGCGAACACCACGGAGCGCGCCGGGTGCGTTGACAGCCAGGACACGCAGGGCGCGGCCGTGAGCTCGAAGAGGTGGAAGCCGTACTTGGTGTCCGAGGGCATGCGGTCGTCGTGCACGTAGGACGCCGGCACCGTCGGCCCGATCGTCTTGGCGCGCCACGCCGACGCCATGTACGCCGCCTCCTGCACTCCCAGTCAGTTGCACGTTAACGTCAGTGCTCCTCTCCTCGGCAGAAAATTACACGAACGAATTCGAATTTAGTACTACTGCTTGCTGACTTTTGAGCATCCAGATAAGATAGCAACCAGTATTTTCATATTAAAATAGGACGAACGTGTTGCGTTCTACGTACTTCTATCGGAAAGAATGTATGAGTGGAACAGTGCAAGATTTGTTTCTGACGATCGAAGATTTTGTTGCACCAGCCAGAGACTGATGGAGTAGAGAGCTCACCTCGGGCTCGAGCTCGTAGAAAGAGTTGACGAGCACGTCGTCGGCCAGCTCCAGCCCCTTGAACTGGCTCATCACCATCTCGAAGTAGCCCGGGTAGGGGCCGGGCCCGACCTTGAGGAACCACGGCAAGCCCTCCGGCTCGAGCGCCGGCAGCCCAGGCAGGCCGACGACGGTggatccagcctccacgggcacGCCGACCCGCTCGCACCACACGTGGCCGTACACCACGTTGACGGCGCACGGCTGGGTGAAGAAGGCCACGGCGGCGGCGCCGTGCCGCTGCGCCACGCCGCGCGCCCACGGCAGGAACGCGTCGTAGACCACCGCCCGGACGGGGCGCCCCTCCGCGGCCTCGGCGTCTAGGAGCTCCCCCAGCGTTTCCGAACCCGCGGCCTCCAGGAGCCCCAGGTAGGCCGTGACGTCGTTGCACTCGCCGAACCCGCCCGCGTCGCAGCCGTCGGATACGGCGGCCAGGCGGACCGCGCCGACCGCGGCGGCGTCGGGCTTGCATGTGGCGAGGATGTAGCGGGAGACGGCGAGCGTGGGGCGCATGCCGTGGTGCGCGAGGCGCTTGGCGAACTGCAGCATCGGGTGGACGTGGCCTTGGCTTGGGTACGGCAGGAGCAGCACGTAGCCCCCGCCTCTGCCGTCGGCGCCGGCGACGACTTGTTGCGTGTCCTTGCCGTGAGAAGCCATGACTAAGCTAGCTGCGCGTTGCACGTAGCTGTCTGTGTCTTATCGGAGGTTCAGAGCACAGAAGTAGCTAATGTACTCGATAAGGTATATGTATGAATGGCACGACGCGGGAGGAGGCAAATGTGCTGTCGTATGTAGGGAACCAGCCTGTTGTTGCACGGTTAGAAGAACAATGGTATTTTTTGTCCACCAGTGTTCATGTCCTAGACTTGACATTGGTGTCCGTAtgatttctggatttatttcagtcTTTTGGCGATGTTTTTTCAATGGAAGAAGATGTTTTCATTGACACGCGTGTGTAATGTCTATAAAATCTTAAGATGTTAagccggctcagtctttcggagaTGTTTATAAGGATAGAGTGTGCATATAAATAGGAAGTTTTTCTGAGGGCATAGAGTGTGCATATGAATAGGAATGAGCGTGACTCGTGTATGTGAGCAATAATTGTACTGTGTTCAACAAATGGGCTGTCGTATGTATATGGATCGACAGCTACGGCATGTATTAACAAACGGCGAGAGTGACGCGGAATGAAAGGATCAGCAGCTAGCTGCACGACGCTActtgagtttgacttttggtgaAGCCCCGTGCTGCACGACGGGCCGGGCGAGCTGCCGGAGTGCTCGCGAGGCCCCTGATTGGTCGCACGCCGGCATCTGCGGGTCGTCGGCGCGCGGCACGCGCTGGAGTTTTCTTTTGCCCGCGGGCGGTTGCTTCTGATGTTGCGCCGGATCACTGGCGACGCCTGCTAGCCGGCGATTGGTTGCATGATGAGGTGGGAGTGCGCTGACCACCGAGCTACGGGCGGTGGTGATATGGAAAGGCAGGAAGAAGATAAGATCGGACAACGCTGTAAGAGCAACTACAACCGCATCTCTTAAATCTGTCTCAAATGTTTGGATAGACCGTTCAGTCGTTGTCCCGTCATGAAATTTGGTCACAGACAGGCCTCTCAAATGACCCTCAAATGCCCGGGCTGATCGGCACCCTGATATCCAGCCTAAAAATGAGGCGGATATGAGGCGCCCGGGCACGCTCATCAAGTCGGACCCGACCCGTACTGGTCCACCGGACCCCATTTATGTCTGTCTTCATCCTCTCGCCGGAGCAGACCCTATCCACTTCATTTCACTCCCCTCCACCACCCGAGCTCATCTCCGGCGGTTTGCGACATTCTCCGCCATGGCAGGCAATGCATCGGACTCCGACCAGTTCAGATTCGTCGACTGGGGTGTCGTCCCGTGTGGGTTGGAGGAGGCAATGACAGTCCGCATTGCACTCCGCCGCTCCCGGGAGGACAGCGCCCGACCGACGAACGGATCCGTCCGCCGCGACACCATAGCATCGACTGGATTATGTATAACTGAGGGTTGGAGGGGTCCGGCACATTCTATGTAACTctcacgcataatccagtcgaccaagCCTCCGgtcaccgagacgtagggcttttacttcctccgagaagggtctgaactcgtaaatcttgcatgcacaaccTCGCCGTAgttaggatcttgcctcctcttACGTACCCCCTACCTTACTGTCAGACTTACTCCCACGACAGACAGTTCCGGCGACGAGCAGATTCGGCTTGATCCGTACTGCGTCTTCGACCGGTACTTccaccagaaggacggcaagggcgCCGGGAAGAGCAAGGGCAGGCGTGGATGAACTCCACCATAGCCAAACATGCCAAATTTTAATAGTCCGATGGCATGTTTAGTGCAGTGTGATGGAGTGGCCGGCCGATGCGTGTGTGTCGACATAGTTGCATGAGTTTGTATGGATTTGAGATATGGTAATTGAGGTGTCCGAATGTGGATTGCATTTTTTCGGGAGTGCCCGATGGCACGTCTGCGGGTGTTTGAGGGGGCGGATTTGTCAagtccggttgtagatgctctaacaAACTCTTAGTTGATATTCATGAGATCTTACATGTAAATctttataattttaaaatttCTGTTTCCTCATTTTATATGTTCTGTCACTTGATCCGAAATTTTGTGATGTCTCAGCCAGCTGGGATCTAGCCACGCATTATCGGAATTGTTATTTTTACATCTATGCAAGGGTTCAACGGCGTTGACTGCAGCTCCAGAGTGTTTCCCATAGGGGCACGTGCACTCAGAATTCCCGGCTGTCATCAACATGGTCAATCGGGCTCCGGTAGGGATTCTGCGACATCGGTGCGGCGGTGGTTCGTTTTGGCGGCAGTAGTGGTTGTCCAAGAGTCTTGAAATCTCAATGTATTTTTTTATTATGTTCAAgatgctttgtacttctgctgagCTTTGATAATAGATCTGGATCATTTTCGTAAAAAAATTATTTAAAATTAGTCTTACTAAGTCTCAATCGATGCTATATTCATAATATCTTACATTGAGATTCATGCAAAAAAATTCTCTCTTGCGTGTTATGTCACTTGACGGGACTTGGTTAAATCTCGGTTGACTTTGACCTAGCCATACCCATGTGAAATACTTACCTCACATCTAAGTCTACCACCGTCCgattccctcaaaaaaaaaaagtcTACCACCGTCCGATGTTTGTTGTGTGTAAAATTCACGTCAGGCTTGATTAGGCTAGCTCGTGGTTGTGCAGCATCGCGTTGTCGTGCCAGTCATGCCTTTTCTTTTCTTCGCCAGGGGGGGTCCTCTTCCTCTCACCGTCCCCTGTTCTTCCATTCTCGTGCGACAATGGCGATTCCAAAGGAGAGGTGACAGATCTAGTGGACTCGAGGTGACGGGTCTGGCAGGGAACAACGACAGATTAAGTCCTCCCTTCGTTTTTCTCGCGCGGGACGCATGGCCGACACCGCGGCGGCGTCGGGCATGCAGGTGGCGAGGATGTAGCAGGAGACGACGAGCGTGGGGCACAGGCCGTGGTGCGTGAGGTGCTTGGCGAACTGCAACATAGGGTGGATGAGGCCCTGGCTCGGGTATGGCAGGAGCAGCACGTGGCCCCTGCCCTCTGCCGTGGGTGCCAACGACGACTTCTTGCGTGTACTTAAACCTGATCACCAGGGCGGGCCTTCTTCGGGCTATGCTTGTCAAAAGCAAAAGCAAAAATCTCAAGCTCGGGCCCGGTCCAAAACACATGAACAGTGCATTTTAATTGAAATAATATTATTTAGGATATTAAAATAATCAAATATACCTATATTTCAAATAAAATATCTACTTATAGCCATTTCAAGCTTTTTTGGGCTTTTGGGCCAGGTTTCGGGCCAGAAAATGGAGCTCGTGCCCGGCCTAGATGCCGGGCTTTCGGGCTCGGGCCTTCGAGCCGGTCTGTCCATGCAAAGGTCTACGTGTCCTTGTCCTGGGAAGCCATGGCTACTTACAGGTAAGCTAGCCGCGTGTTGCACGTAACTGTCTATACCTTATCAAAGGCTCATAGCACAGGAGTAGTCCTTTCGTTCTATTCCTTCGATTtcaaattacttgtcgcagaaatgaatgtatgtagaactaaaatacatctagatatatccatatctgcgaCAATTATTCGGAACGAAGAGAATATAATACAGTGCATATAGATTATTTAAAAAATCAAACTTTAGAAACTTTAATCAAATTTATGAAGAAAATtgtttatatctacaataccaaatataCAAAACATAAAATTATATCTTATGATGAATCTAATGAAATATATTTGGCATCCTGGATTCTTCACAAACTTGATCAGAAATTATGAGCTTTGACTTTTTAAACAATCTACACACTACAT
Protein-coding sequences here:
- the LOC125510042 gene encoding UDP-glycosyltransferase 79-like — its product is MASHGKDTQQVVAGADGRGGGYVLLLPYPSQGHVHPMLQFAKRLAHHGMRPTLAVSRYILATCKPDAAAVGAVRLAAVSDGCDAGGFGECNDVTAYLGLLEAAGSETLGELLDAEAAEGRPVRAVVYDAFLPWARGVAQRHGAAAVAFFTQPCAVNVVYGHVWCERVGVPVEAGSTVVGLPGLPALEPEGLPWFLKVGPGPYPGYFEMVMSQFKGLELADDVLVNSFYELEPEEAAYMASAWRAKTIGPTVPASYVHDDRMPSDTKYGFHLFELTAAPCVSWLSTHPARSVVFASFGSLSNLDPAEMREVAHGLLDAGRPFLWAVRESESHKLPAGYGDAVAARGGMVVSWCPQLEVLAHQAVGCFLTHCGWNSTSEALVAGVPMVALPQWTDQPMNAKYVEAVWRAGVRVRPAAQDGLARRGEVAGGIEAVMAGERSGEYRRNAAAWAEKARAASREGGSSDRNIAAFVAKYGSSSK